The genome window TTGAAGGAGAGCCGGATAGTCTCTATCACGCAACCCATTCGGGCATCTTTGAGTACGCTTCGATTAATGTCGGTATCGATCAACCAACCCGAAACATGGTTGGGTTCGGAACAAAGTTTATAGACACAAACAATAACGGATGGCTGGATATCGTGATCGCCAACGGTCATATCCACGATAATGAAGACTTGCTAGATAAGTTCAATCGGTATCGTCAGCCTATGCAGCTTTTCATGAATCAGGCAGGGCACACCTTTATCGAGATGTCTCAACAAGCCGGCCCCGGCTTTACCACCCCTATGGTCGGACGTGGCTTAGCTATAGGCGATGTCAATAACGATGGCCTTCTTGACATCGTCGCCACAGACCTAGAAGGCCGGCCACGCCTTCTTATCAATCAAACCCCACAGGCGGGCAATTGGATTCGCCTTACTTTGGAAGGACGTTCTAGTAATCGCATGGGACTTGGTGCGCATGCCACTTTAACGGCGGGAGGGAATACATGGACGCGACAGTGCACAACTGGAGGAAGCTTCTTTTCCGCAAGCGATCCGCGAATTCACTTTGGCCTCGGCTCCGTAAAAGAGGTCGAGAAAATTGAGGTGATCTGGCCGAGCAGTAAGCGAAGCACGGTTGTTAGACCTCCCATCAACAAAGATATCAGAGTCGTAGAATCAATCTGATGATAGACACGTTTTTGCGAGGAGATCGGAATCGTGAAGCTTCCTTGGAGTCCTAGCCAAATCGTGCGCCCGCTTATCATCGTCTTCCTGACTCTATGCGGGGTCGCCCTCATCATCGCAGAAAACAATATCGCTCGGAATAGCTGGCTAGAACATGCCTCCACTTCTGAGTTGGAAACCCAAGCGGCTCATCATCCTGATGATGAGTTGCTTGTACGCACCCTATGCTACCGCCTCGTCGGAGAAGGTAAAGCCCAAAAAGCTACAGCACTCATGCAACAACTGGTTGCTCGTCATCCATCCTCATCAGAGGACTGGTTGGGCTTGGGCCAATGCGCCGCTAGCGCAAATCAGATTGTTCGTGCGTACTATGCCTATCAGAATGCCTATCGGCTCGATCATCATAACGCGGAGGCGCTTGTTCGCGCTGGGCAGATTGAAACGAGAGCTGGCCTTTATGCGGATGGCCTTAGAGATATTGAAAAAGCAATAGCCATCAATCCTAGACTTAACTTCGATCATACGGACTATATCACCTGCCTCACACGGTATCAGCGCTGGAACGAGGCCTGGCAACAACTTTTAGCCGCCATAGACCAAAACCCTATGGAAGAAGAGCTCTACTCGGACCTCGTGAAGATCGCACCCCATGTTGGAGGATTAGCTAAGGCTGAAGAGCTTCTGCGACGCCGTATTGAAATGACCCCCGCCTATGACACGCCTAAAATCCATGGACTTCTAGCTCTGATCCTTCTTAAGGAAGCTCACTCCTCTAAAGATCTTCTTGATTCGGCCAAAGAGGCCCAAAAAGAGAGTTGGACACCGCTGCGATGCCAGGCCGGTGCGGAAATTTTTCTTGCTTGTCATGATCTTACTCACGCACAAAAGCTCGTAGAAGAGGGACTCAACGTCAATCCTTCTGACACCGATCTCCTCCGTATTCTGCAGACAATATATCTCATGGAGCACCGGATAGTAGCGGCTCAGAATGTGGAGAAAAAAATAGCACTCAGCCAAAATGTTACGCCTACGATCATTCATTTACAAGAGCTGGTCATGAAAAACCCCAACAAACCTGCCATCGCTCTCCAACTTGCTAGAGCACTCCTGCAACATGGCAACTATGCTGCTGCTGCAGAAGCCTATTTGCAAGTGCTCCACTACGATCCACATAACCAAGAGGCACTATATCAACTGCCCTTCTGTCGTCAAAAAGCTATGGAGGCCCTAGACACAACCGCTAGAAAGAAGAACCTTACTTGACAAGCAGACCATTTATTGGCCAGGCTCGAAATCAGGATGAGAGGCATCATGCGAACCACTTCAATAGATGAGATGACAACCACAGATAACCTAGCCTCCACAAAAGAGGAGAGATCGCCTTATCTAGGCATACCTAAAAAGCTGCAAATTACGCTCCTAGCCGGCGTTCTTGCCGTCCTTGCAGCTGGACTTACTTGGTGGTTTGGCCCATGGAGCCACAAATTCCACATCCGTCACATGGGATTCTTAGAGCTTCACTGGTACACCGAAAGCCATCCTAAAGATGGCTATGCCTGGAGAGAGCTTGGCCTTCGTTTGGCCCGCGACGGCGATGCGCAACTGGCTGAGCCTGCTCTCATCCAGGCTACCCTTCTCAACCCAAACGATCCAGAACCACCAACGGCCTTAGCTGAGATATACATCGCCCAAAAACACTACAAAGAGGCTTTTGAGCTGCTTAAATCGGTCACAAGTCGCTTCCCAAACTACGAGTTGGCGCATGTGGATTTAGGGCGCATCTACATCCACAAAGCTTCCTATCTTCATGCCGCAGATGAGTACCAAGCGGCGGTGAAGCTCGACCCAAAAGACTCGGTGGCGTGGCGTGAGTTAGGCATCTGCTACCTACAGATGCAACAATCGGCCAACGCCGAGCAAGCCGTACAACGCGCACTTCAACTCGATCCTAAAAATCCTGACTATCTTGCCTTGGCAAGCAGCGTGGATGCGGCGGTAGGAAAGATAGACCAAGCTGTTGCCGAAGCCCGCCAGGCGGCCCTTCTTGCCCCTCGCAACCTACCCATCCAGTCAAACCTAGTGACTATCCTCCTCCAAAATCCGCGCAGTCCCTCCGATATCGCTTTGGCGGCTCGAACGCTTGACTATATACGGCAACATGCCCCCACAGCCCCCCTCTTGCCCTACCAGGAGGGTCTGCTAGCGGAACAACAGGGGCATTGGCA of Chthonomonas calidirosea T49 contains these proteins:
- a CDS encoding tetratricopeptide repeat protein; translated protein: MKLPWSPSQIVRPLIIVFLTLCGVALIIAENNIARNSWLEHASTSELETQAAHHPDDELLVRTLCYRLVGEGKAQKATALMQQLVARHPSSSEDWLGLGQCAASANQIVRAYYAYQNAYRLDHHNAEALVRAGQIETRAGLYADGLRDIEKAIAINPRLNFDHTDYITCLTRYQRWNEAWQQLLAAIDQNPMEEELYSDLVKIAPHVGGLAKAEELLRRRIEMTPAYDTPKIHGLLALILLKEAHSSKDLLDSAKEAQKESWTPLRCQAGAEIFLACHDLTHAQKLVEEGLNVNPSDTDLLRILQTIYLMEHRIVAAQNVEKKIALSQNVTPTIIHLQELVMKNPNKPAIALQLARALLQHGNYAAAAEAYLQVLHYDPHNQEALYQLPFCRQKAMEALDTTARKKNLT
- a CDS encoding tetratricopeptide repeat protein; the encoded protein is MRTTSIDEMTTTDNLASTKEERSPYLGIPKKLQITLLAGVLAVLAAGLTWWFGPWSHKFHIRHMGFLELHWYTESHPKDGYAWRELGLRLARDGDAQLAEPALIQATLLNPNDPEPPTALAEIYIAQKHYKEAFELLKSVTSRFPNYELAHVDLGRIYIHKASYLHAADEYQAAVKLDPKDSVAWRELGICYLQMQQSANAEQAVQRALQLDPKNPDYLALASSVDAAVGKIDQAVAEARQAALLAPRNLPIQSNLVTILLQNPRSPSDIALAARTLDYIRQHAPTAPLLPYQEGLLAEQQGHWQEAVHDFEQAIQLNPSDDAGYYALGQALRHLGRTAEATKALAIYQRHQDLRRRIENIRLELGSNSNNPKLYLQLARLQLQIPDLAGAIESLQNAHELAPNDPTITAHLQQLQQIQNAQVPAGQ